From the genome of Bombus pascuorum chromosome 2, iyBomPasc1.1, whole genome shotgun sequence, one region includes:
- the LOC132916416 gene encoding protein lingerer isoform X4: MSSSNKSVSSGGRGTNKNKSSQQHGKSDHHQTKSSDSIKHEKMQPNTVQMRHAQIIDTRMGSGEDPVLKERIKQVMDMTRRSEDEVVMALHDSDGDLDRAVNDLLEGVKTEWEVKKKKPRQPSGSKQNMDTSGGQDEGGDWDERRNQRGGGPPRMRGRANHDNRGWRGRENKENERNMEDGIRDGSYSGNRRGRGGPGRPGRGGRGGGRGLGPRTFANRNDPSSTSSAHSFNRSIDTWTGNEEQQQAAQEPKMEDWENEEYTGSLADTKVFTPSTSAAEPTPSTEEAKTQDLQPVQSNQTVNLSLLQQEELPKLSEIQPIQQQTLIQQTQQQPVLSLPTMQLSQQPNAISGGVLTAAQTQYLTQLTQQTSENLKSAGQNTFSSSISSQPQRQTKQRPRVPPPSKIPSSAVEMPGDAVNSGIGFLDVQFGALEFGSDSSSLDGSANEKYNSANNTITGVDVSSTTNAVNTANTNNSLDIETTQPSSTTPFNTTSQMLSNSDNLPVSSEHSINAQTFTARGNSSGQTLDITKQDFTSQVSPGNAPPYGTTTTYQSQKSSFQAPAATPSTYNAYSTNAQSAQSSFQTASGTSANSYSATATVSQASYNSSSSFPQSNTSTFSQASPSASASATSGYNQPTTTNQVYQSATGYVPTTTSQYQAQSVATNTVSNSSTGYQTSGYQGSSSFQSTPQAYQPSVTTFTSPITQTSGAYQSAAQSVYANAYGTYASQQQTASHNHKLNSNTTKDSQYDSNTTTSNSSLATTTAPTLGLSSASVNSSQTKVTNSNAVPKSTSSGVVTGSSGTGNMTGGGAAGSMTPMLSHQYIMGQGVPYAFQQPMYSYEELQLMQQRIPHMPTTGYYDAALGYQTTGPATSLGGGRGDALSGVQGVQGVQGVQGAYTSISDARFARNDSNASPVPSTMSQQTATQHQQPMMNPTLPPAYAYFAYSGGIMPGGFQYGTPAIYPQIATAGNAGTNSGAYSAKPGSYGSGYGAGASYDALASAGPSAEYKGAGNSYTTTQTGKTGTSTGNTNTGGSSATDISATMYAKSHVALSKVNSYDKQTFHSATPPPFSLTGSQNAGLPGAYGTPHLFIPTMPHQLHQPLHQDGGSSAGQRSNTSSQNKAQAKPGYSPSYWTGSN; encoded by the exons GATCAGAAGACGAAGTTGTTATGGCTTTACATGATAGTGATGGTGACTTGGACCGTGCTGTTAATGACCTTTTGGAGGGAGTAAAAACAGAATGGgaagtaaaaaagaagaagcctCGTCAACCTAGTGGTTCAAAACAAAATATGGATACCTCTGGTGGTCAAGATGAAGGTGGTGATTGGGATGAAAGGCGCAATCAACGAGGAGGTGGTCCTCCACGTATGCGAGGTCGTGCTAACCATGATAATCGTGGAT GGCGCGGtcgagaaaataaagaaaacgaaagaaacatggAAGATGGTATTCGTGATGGAAGTTACAGTGGTAACAGAAGAGGAAGAGGTGGTCCAGGAAGACCAGGTCGAGGAGGACGAGGTGGAGGGAGAGGACTTGGTCCACGAACATTTGCTAACCGTAATGACCCATCATCTACTTCATCTGCCCATAGTTTTAATCGATCAATTGATACATGGACAGGTAATGAAGAACAACAACAAGCTGCTCAGGAGCCAAAGATGG AAGACTGGGAGAATGAAGAGTATACAGGTTCATTGGCGGATACAAAAGTTTTTACACCGAGCACTTCTGCAGCAGAACCTACACCTTCTACAGAAGAAGCAAAAACTCAAGATCTGCAACCAGTGCAATCTAACCAGACTGTAAATTTATCATTACTACAACAGGAA GAATTACCAAAATTATCAGAAATACAACCAATACAACAACAAACTTTAATTCAACAAACTCAACAACAACCTGTATTGAGCTTACCTACAATGCAGCTATCACAGCAACCGAACGCTATAAGCGGCGGGGTATTAACAGCTGCCCAAACACAATATTTAACACAACTTACCCAACAAACAAGTGAAAACTTGAAATCTGCTGGACAAAATACATTCTCCTCATCGATATCCAGCCAG CCTCAGAGGCAGACAAAACAACGTCCAAGGGTGCCACCACCATCAAAAATACCATCGAGTGCTGTAGAAATGCCTGGAGATGCTGTTAATAGTGGCATTGGATTTCTTGATGTCCAATTTGGCGCTCTGGAATTTGGTAGTGATTCAAGCTCTCTTGATGGTTctgcaaatgaaaaatacaattcagctaataatacaataactgGTGTAGATGTGTCTTCTACTACAAATGCTGTAAACACTGCCAATACAAATAATTCTTTGGATATCGAAACAACGCAACCATCATCGACGACACCTTTTAACACTACTTCTCAAATG TTATCAAATAGCGACAATTTACCGGTATCGAGTGAACATTCGATAAACGCTCAAACATTCACTGCTCGTGGTAATAGTTCTGGACAAACTTTAGATATAACTAAACAAGATTTCACTTCACAAGTCTCGCCAGGAAATGCACCTCCGTATGGTACAACAACAACTTATCAATCTCAAAAGTCATCATTTCAAGCACCTGCAGCGACTCCCAGCACTTATAACGCATATTCTACAAATGCTCAATCTGCTCAATCATCTTTTCAAACCGCATCCGGCACGAGTGCTAACAGTTATTCTGCAACAGCAACTGTTTCACAAGCAAGTTATAATTCTTCATCGTCGTTTCCTCAATCCAATACATCAACCTTTAGTCAAGCTTCTCCTTCTGCATCTGCATCTGCAACTTCAGGTTATAATCAACCAACAACTACAAATCAG gtATATCAGTCTGCGACTGGATATGTACCTACCACAACATCTCAGTATCAAGCACAGTCTGTAGCTACAAATACTGTATCAAATAGTAGTACAGGCTATCAAACAAGTGGATATCAAGGATCGTCTTCATTTCAGTCAACTCCACAAGCTTATCAACCATCTGTCACTACATTTACTTCACCTATTACCCAAACATCCGGTGCTTACCAAAGCGCAGCACAGTCT GTATATGCAAATGCATATGGCACATACGCCAGTCAACAACAAACAGCGTCTCACAATCATAAATTGAACAGTAATACAACAAAAGATTCTCAATATGATAGTAACACGACGACATCAAATAGTTCTCTTGCGACTACAACGGCACCCACATTAGGTCTTAGTTCTGCCTCCGTAAATAGTTCACAAACTAAAGTAACAAATTCTAATG CGGTACCGAAAAGTACATCGAGTGGTGTAGTAACGGGTAGTAGTGGAACTGGAAATATGACAGGTGGTGGTGCAGCTGGTAGCATGACTCCAATGCTAAGTCACCAATATATTATGGGCCAAGGTGTACCTTATGCGTTCCAACAACCAATGTACAGTTATGAGGAATTACAGCTTATGCAACAGAGAATACCGCATATG CCAACTACTGGTTACTATGACGCGGCCTTGGGCTATCAGACAACCGGCCCTGCTACCAGTCTCGGTGGAGGACGAGGAGACGCACTTTCCGGTGTACAAGGCGTTCAAGGAGTACAAGGCGTACAGGGAGCCTATACCAGTATTAGTGACGCCAGGTTCGCCAGAAACGACAGCAATGCATCTCCAGTTCCATCAACTATGTCACAACAG ACTGCTACACAGCATCAACAACCAATGATGAATCCTACACTACCTCCAGCATATGCATACTTTGCATATAGTGGTGGAATAATGCCAGGTGGCTTTCAATATGGAACCCCTGCTATTTATCCT CAGATAGCGACTGCTGGTAACGCGGGTACGAACAGTGGTGCATATAGTGCTAAACCAGGAAGTTATGGATCTGGATATGGAGCTGGAGCAAGTTATGATGCTTTAGCATCTGCTGGTCCTTCGGCCGAATATAAAGGTGCAGGAAACAGCTATACCACTACACAAACTGGTAAAACAGGAACATCTACCGGAAATACGAATACTGGTGGATCGTCTGCAACCGATATAAGCGCCACTATGTATGCTAAGAGTCATGTAGCGCTTAGTAAAGTGAAT TCCTACGATAAACAAACTTTTCACTCAGCAACTCCCCCGCCATTTAGTCTGACTGGAAGCCAAAATGCTGGTTTGCCTGGTGCATATGGAACGCCACATTTGTTTATCCCAACTATGCCTCATCAACTGCACCAGCCACTTCATCAAGATGGTGGTAGCAGTGCAGGCCAAAGGTCCAATACAAGTTCCCAAAACAAAGCCCAAGCAAAGCCCGGATATAGTCCTAGTTACTGGACtggaagtaattaa
- the LOC132916416 gene encoding protein lingerer isoform X3, producing MSSSNKSVSSGGRGTNKNKSSQQHGKSDHHQTKSSDSIKHEKMQMRHAQIIDTRMGSGEDPVLKERIKQVMDMTRRSEDEVVMALHDSDGDLDRAVNDLLEGVKTEWEVKKKKPRQPSGSKQNMDTSGGQDEGGDWDERRNQRGGGPPRMRGRANHDNRGWRGRENKENERNMEDGIRDGSYSGNRRGRGGPGRPGRGGRGGGRGLGPRTFANRNDPSSTSSAHSFNRSIDTWTGNEEQQQAAQEPKMDAWNNLDSAEDWENEEYTGSLADTKVFTPSTSAAEPTPSTEEAKTQDLQPVQSNQTVNLSLLQQEELPKLSEIQPIQQQTLIQQTQQQPVLSLPTMQLSQQPNAISGGVLTAAQTQYLTQLTQQTSENLKSAGQNTFSSSISSQPQRQTKQRPRVPPPSKIPSSAVEMPGDAVNSGIGFLDVQFGALEFGSDSSSLDGSANEKYNSANNTITGVDVSSTTNAVNTANTNNSLDIETTQPSSTTPFNTTSQMLSNSDNLPVSSEHSINAQTFTARGNSSGQTLDITKQDFTSQVSPGNAPPYGTTTTYQSQKSSFQAPAATPSTYNAYSTNAQSAQSSFQTASGTSANSYSATATVSQASYNSSSSFPQSNTSTFSQASPSASASATSGYNQPTTTNQVYQSATGYVPTTTSQYQAQSVATNTVSNSSTGYQTSGYQGSSSFQSTPQAYQPSVTTFTSPITQTSGAYQSAAQSVYANAYGTYASQQQTASHNHKLNSNTTKDSQYDSNTTTSNSSLATTTAPTLGLSSASVNSSQTKVTNSNAVPKSTSSGVVTGSSGTGNMTGGGAAGSMTPMLSHQYIMGQGVPYAFQQPMYSYEELQLMQQRIPHMPTTGYYDAALGYQTTGPATSLGGGRGDALSGVQGVQGVQGVQGAYTSISDARFARNDSNASPVPSTMSQQTATQHQQPMMNPTLPPAYAYFAYSGGIMPGGFQYGTPAIYPQIATAGNAGTNSGAYSAKPGSYGSGYGAGASYDALASAGPSAEYKGAGNSYTTTQTGKTGTSTGNTNTGGSSATDISATMYAKSHVALSKVNSYDKQTFHSATPPPFSLTGSQNAGLPGAYGTPHLFIPTMPHQLHQPLHQDGGSSAGQRSNTSSQNKAQAKPGYSPSYWTGSN from the exons GATCAGAAGACGAAGTTGTTATGGCTTTACATGATAGTGATGGTGACTTGGACCGTGCTGTTAATGACCTTTTGGAGGGAGTAAAAACAGAATGGgaagtaaaaaagaagaagcctCGTCAACCTAGTGGTTCAAAACAAAATATGGATACCTCTGGTGGTCAAGATGAAGGTGGTGATTGGGATGAAAGGCGCAATCAACGAGGAGGTGGTCCTCCACGTATGCGAGGTCGTGCTAACCATGATAATCGTGGAT GGCGCGGtcgagaaaataaagaaaacgaaagaaacatggAAGATGGTATTCGTGATGGAAGTTACAGTGGTAACAGAAGAGGAAGAGGTGGTCCAGGAAGACCAGGTCGAGGAGGACGAGGTGGAGGGAGAGGACTTGGTCCACGAACATTTGCTAACCGTAATGACCCATCATCTACTTCATCTGCCCATAGTTTTAATCGATCAATTGATACATGGACAGGTAATGAAGAACAACAACAAGCTGCTCAGGAGCCAAAGATGG ATGCATGGAATAATTTGGATTCTGCAGAAGACTGGGAGAATGAAGAGTATACAGGTTCATTGGCGGATACAAAAGTTTTTACACCGAGCACTTCTGCAGCAGAACCTACACCTTCTACAGAAGAAGCAAAAACTCAAGATCTGCAACCAGTGCAATCTAACCAGACTGTAAATTTATCATTACTACAACAGGAA GAATTACCAAAATTATCAGAAATACAACCAATACAACAACAAACTTTAATTCAACAAACTCAACAACAACCTGTATTGAGCTTACCTACAATGCAGCTATCACAGCAACCGAACGCTATAAGCGGCGGGGTATTAACAGCTGCCCAAACACAATATTTAACACAACTTACCCAACAAACAAGTGAAAACTTGAAATCTGCTGGACAAAATACATTCTCCTCATCGATATCCAGCCAG CCTCAGAGGCAGACAAAACAACGTCCAAGGGTGCCACCACCATCAAAAATACCATCGAGTGCTGTAGAAATGCCTGGAGATGCTGTTAATAGTGGCATTGGATTTCTTGATGTCCAATTTGGCGCTCTGGAATTTGGTAGTGATTCAAGCTCTCTTGATGGTTctgcaaatgaaaaatacaattcagctaataatacaataactgGTGTAGATGTGTCTTCTACTACAAATGCTGTAAACACTGCCAATACAAATAATTCTTTGGATATCGAAACAACGCAACCATCATCGACGACACCTTTTAACACTACTTCTCAAATG TTATCAAATAGCGACAATTTACCGGTATCGAGTGAACATTCGATAAACGCTCAAACATTCACTGCTCGTGGTAATAGTTCTGGACAAACTTTAGATATAACTAAACAAGATTTCACTTCACAAGTCTCGCCAGGAAATGCACCTCCGTATGGTACAACAACAACTTATCAATCTCAAAAGTCATCATTTCAAGCACCTGCAGCGACTCCCAGCACTTATAACGCATATTCTACAAATGCTCAATCTGCTCAATCATCTTTTCAAACCGCATCCGGCACGAGTGCTAACAGTTATTCTGCAACAGCAACTGTTTCACAAGCAAGTTATAATTCTTCATCGTCGTTTCCTCAATCCAATACATCAACCTTTAGTCAAGCTTCTCCTTCTGCATCTGCATCTGCAACTTCAGGTTATAATCAACCAACAACTACAAATCAG gtATATCAGTCTGCGACTGGATATGTACCTACCACAACATCTCAGTATCAAGCACAGTCTGTAGCTACAAATACTGTATCAAATAGTAGTACAGGCTATCAAACAAGTGGATATCAAGGATCGTCTTCATTTCAGTCAACTCCACAAGCTTATCAACCATCTGTCACTACATTTACTTCACCTATTACCCAAACATCCGGTGCTTACCAAAGCGCAGCACAGTCT GTATATGCAAATGCATATGGCACATACGCCAGTCAACAACAAACAGCGTCTCACAATCATAAATTGAACAGTAATACAACAAAAGATTCTCAATATGATAGTAACACGACGACATCAAATAGTTCTCTTGCGACTACAACGGCACCCACATTAGGTCTTAGTTCTGCCTCCGTAAATAGTTCACAAACTAAAGTAACAAATTCTAATG CGGTACCGAAAAGTACATCGAGTGGTGTAGTAACGGGTAGTAGTGGAACTGGAAATATGACAGGTGGTGGTGCAGCTGGTAGCATGACTCCAATGCTAAGTCACCAATATATTATGGGCCAAGGTGTACCTTATGCGTTCCAACAACCAATGTACAGTTATGAGGAATTACAGCTTATGCAACAGAGAATACCGCATATG CCAACTACTGGTTACTATGACGCGGCCTTGGGCTATCAGACAACCGGCCCTGCTACCAGTCTCGGTGGAGGACGAGGAGACGCACTTTCCGGTGTACAAGGCGTTCAAGGAGTACAAGGCGTACAGGGAGCCTATACCAGTATTAGTGACGCCAGGTTCGCCAGAAACGACAGCAATGCATCTCCAGTTCCATCAACTATGTCACAACAG ACTGCTACACAGCATCAACAACCAATGATGAATCCTACACTACCTCCAGCATATGCATACTTTGCATATAGTGGTGGAATAATGCCAGGTGGCTTTCAATATGGAACCCCTGCTATTTATCCT CAGATAGCGACTGCTGGTAACGCGGGTACGAACAGTGGTGCATATAGTGCTAAACCAGGAAGTTATGGATCTGGATATGGAGCTGGAGCAAGTTATGATGCTTTAGCATCTGCTGGTCCTTCGGCCGAATATAAAGGTGCAGGAAACAGCTATACCACTACACAAACTGGTAAAACAGGAACATCTACCGGAAATACGAATACTGGTGGATCGTCTGCAACCGATATAAGCGCCACTATGTATGCTAAGAGTCATGTAGCGCTTAGTAAAGTGAAT TCCTACGATAAACAAACTTTTCACTCAGCAACTCCCCCGCCATTTAGTCTGACTGGAAGCCAAAATGCTGGTTTGCCTGGTGCATATGGAACGCCACATTTGTTTATCCCAACTATGCCTCATCAACTGCACCAGCCACTTCATCAAGATGGTGGTAGCAGTGCAGGCCAAAGGTCCAATACAAGTTCCCAAAACAAAGCCCAAGCAAAGCCCGGATATAGTCCTAGTTACTGGACtggaagtaattaa